A genomic window from Planococcus rifietoensis includes:
- a CDS encoding ABC transporter permease, with translation MKKRILIPILILLSFISLFVGVSSISPLDLLDFQSEETQIFLVSRFPRLVAILLAGAGMSMAGLIMQQLSRNKFVSPTTAGTLDATRLGILVSMLLFANASMIEKMAVAFLFALAGTFLFMQILNRIKFKDAIFIPLIGLMFGNILSSITTFFAYRADVIQNMSAWLQGDFSMVMKGSYELLYISVPVFIIAYMYANRFTVAGMGEDFSKNLGLKYRSVVNIGLTLVALITATVVLTVGMIPFLGLIIPNIVSIFKGDHLQKTLPHTAMLGAIFLLVCDILGRVLIYPYEITISLMVGVIGSFIFLIMLFRRKAYA, from the coding sequence ATGAAAAAACGTATTCTAATACCCATATTGATCCTTCTGTCGTTCATCTCCCTGTTTGTCGGAGTCAGCAGCATTAGCCCGCTGGATCTCCTTGATTTTCAATCGGAAGAAACACAGATTTTCCTCGTCAGCCGTTTTCCGCGACTTGTCGCAATTTTACTTGCGGGGGCTGGCATGAGCATGGCGGGGCTTATCATGCAGCAATTGAGCCGTAATAAATTCGTCTCGCCAACGACTGCCGGGACGCTCGATGCAACGCGCCTCGGGATTCTTGTTTCGATGCTGTTGTTTGCGAACGCTTCGATGATCGAGAAAATGGCTGTGGCGTTCTTGTTCGCACTCGCCGGCACTTTCTTATTCATGCAAATTCTCAACCGCATCAAATTCAAGGATGCCATCTTCATTCCGTTGATCGGCTTGATGTTCGGCAATATCCTGTCATCGATCACAACATTTTTTGCCTACCGGGCAGACGTCATCCAGAATATGTCGGCTTGGCTCCAGGGTGATTTTTCGATGGTCATGAAAGGCAGTTATGAACTTCTTTACATAAGTGTACCGGTCTTCATCATCGCCTATATGTACGCCAACCGCTTTACAGTCGCAGGGATGGGTGAGGATTTCTCGAAAAACTTGGGGCTGAAATACCGCAGTGTCGTCAATATCGGCTTGACCTTAGTGGCGCTTATTACCGCGACCGTGGTTTTGACCGTCGGCATGATTCCGTTTCTCGGCTTGATCATCCCGAATATCGTCTCCATCTTTAAGGGGGACCATCTCCAGAAAACCTTGCCGCATACCGCGATGCTTGGCGCCATCTTCCTATTGGTTTGTGACATTCTCGGGCGCGTCTTGATTTATCCGTACGAGATCACGATCAGCCTGATGGTGGGCGTTATCGGAAGCTTTATCTTCCTGATCATGTTGTTTAGGAGGAAGGCGTATGCGTGA
- a CDS encoding iron chelate uptake ABC transporter family permease subunit: MRDIHKLWILIVLAAAACGLYLFDNLNGSFDYALPRRGVKVFAMVLTGVAIAYATVVFQTITHNRILTPSIMGLDSLYMLLQTVLIFFLGSGHITIINKQVNFLLSIAVMVIFALLFYKLLFKKDNQPIYFLLLIGIILGTFFGSVSTFLQVLIDPNEFQIVQDRMFASFNNVNADLVWLSLFFIVVLIGLAWRHNASLDVLSLGRDTAVNLGVGYDALVKKMLVLSAVLIAIATALVGPITFFGLIVANLSYQFFRSYKHSVVIAGASIISIVALVGGQWVVEHVFTFNTTLSVIINFVGGVYFIYLLLKESRSK; the protein is encoded by the coding sequence ATGCGTGATATACATAAACTATGGATTTTGATTGTGCTTGCCGCAGCGGCATGCGGTTTGTATTTATTCGATAATTTGAATGGCAGCTTCGATTATGCGCTGCCGAGAAGAGGCGTGAAAGTCTTCGCGATGGTGCTGACGGGTGTGGCGATTGCTTATGCGACGGTGGTGTTCCAAACGATCACCCATAACCGCATTTTGACGCCGAGCATCATGGGTTTGGATTCGCTCTATATGCTGCTCCAGACGGTCTTGATTTTCTTCTTGGGATCGGGGCATATCACGATCATCAACAAGCAAGTGAATTTCTTATTGTCGATTGCGGTCATGGTCATCTTCGCTTTGTTGTTCTATAAATTGTTGTTTAAGAAAGACAACCAGCCGATTTACTTCTTATTATTGATCGGCATCATTCTCGGGACGTTTTTCGGCAGTGTCTCGACGTTCCTTCAGGTGTTGATCGACCCGAATGAATTCCAGATCGTCCAGGACCGGATGTTCGCCAGTTTCAATAATGTGAATGCCGACCTGGTCTGGCTCTCGCTGTTTTTCATTGTCGTCTTGATCGGCTTGGCCTGGCGCCACAACGCGTCGCTTGACGTGCTGTCTTTGGGGCGTGATACGGCAGTGAATCTCGGTGTTGGCTACGACGCGCTCGTCAAGAAGATGCTCGTGCTTTCTGCCGTATTGATCGCCATTGCGACGGCGCTGGTCGGGCCGATCACGTTCTTCGGCTTGATCGTCGCCAATCTGTCCTATCAATTTTTCAGATCCTATAAACATTCAGTTGTCATTGCCGGTGCGAGTATTATTAGTATCGTGGCGCTGGTCGGCGGTCAATGGGTCGTCGAACATGTCTTCACGTTTAATACGACGCTCAGCGTCATCATCAATTTTGTCGGCGGCGTCTATTTCATCTATTTGCTATTAAAGGAGAGTCGGTCTAAATGA
- a CDS encoding ABC transporter ATP-binding protein, whose amino-acid sequence MIQVRELTKLYGKKQVVENVSVDIRRGQITSFIGPNGAGKSTLLSMVSRLLDADTGEVLIDKTNTKQMKSNEFSKRVSILKQSNFMNVRLTIRELVSFGRFPYSRGRLNAEDEQMVDQAIEYMDLGDMEDSYLDELSGGQRQRAFIAMVIAQDTDYVLLDEPLNNLDMKHSVQIMKILRRLVDELGKTVIIVLHDINFASVYSDRIVALKNGRVVKDGPTEEIIQSDALKEIYDMDIPIQQMNNCRICVYFNS is encoded by the coding sequence ATGATCCAAGTCCGTGAACTGACGAAATTATATGGAAAGAAACAAGTCGTGGAAAATGTCTCCGTCGATATTCGGCGAGGGCAGATCACTTCCTTTATCGGGCCAAACGGGGCGGGGAAATCGACGCTCTTGTCGATGGTCAGCCGGCTGTTGGACGCAGACACTGGAGAAGTGTTAATCGATAAGACCAACACAAAGCAGATGAAGTCCAATGAATTCTCAAAACGTGTCTCTATCTTGAAGCAATCGAATTTCATGAACGTGCGCTTGACGATCCGTGAATTGGTGTCGTTCGGTCGCTTTCCTTATTCCAGGGGCCGCTTGAATGCGGAAGATGAGCAGATGGTCGACCAGGCGATTGAGTACATGGACCTTGGGGACATGGAGGATTCGTATTTGGATGAACTGTCAGGCGGGCAGCGGCAGCGGGCGTTTATCGCCATGGTTATCGCGCAAGACACGGATTACGTGCTGCTCGATGAACCGCTCAATAATTTGGATATGAAGCATTCCGTGCAGATCATGAAGATTTTACGCCGCTTGGTCGATGAGCTCGGCAAAACGGTCATCATCGTCCTTCACGACATCAATTTCGCATCGGTCTATTCCGACCGCATCGTCGCATTGAAAAATGGCCGCGTCGTTAAAGACGGGCCGACCGAGGAAATTATCCAATCGGATGCATTGAAGGAAATTTACGATATGGACATTCCGATTCAACAAATGAATAATTGCCGGATTTGCGTGTATTTCAATTCCTGA
- a CDS encoding phosphatase PAP2 family protein — MKRIFYPLAMATLLGFFGILYYYQQESVRELDERAAALFGGVGWLEAMSFIGEQWMIFTVSFLLLVFLWAFRHNYRGMFFVLLAVGAGNALNQLLQQWFGRPLPEFPEEVASYSFPSDHAMVGLLYLFTLAYFLGERVAAKSVRLLIWLGAVLLTVLTALSQVASGTHYLSDVVAGLFLGYTLFVLIAIWYEMRERQFRKRKDMRLVEREDIGEH; from the coding sequence ATGAAGCGAATCTTTTATCCGTTGGCGATGGCGACGCTGCTCGGGTTTTTCGGCATCCTTTACTATTATCAGCAAGAATCGGTACGGGAATTGGATGAACGGGCCGCTGCGCTGTTCGGGGGAGTGGGGTGGCTTGAGGCCATGTCATTCATCGGGGAGCAGTGGATGATCTTTACTGTGAGCTTTCTGCTTTTGGTCTTCCTGTGGGCGTTCCGCCATAACTACCGGGGCATGTTTTTCGTTTTATTGGCGGTCGGGGCAGGGAATGCATTGAATCAATTGCTGCAGCAATGGTTCGGCCGCCCGCTGCCGGAATTTCCTGAAGAGGTGGCGTCCTACAGCTTCCCATCCGATCACGCGATGGTCGGCTTGTTGTACTTGTTTACGCTGGCCTATTTCCTTGGTGAAAGGGTCGCCGCAAAATCGGTTCGCCTGCTGATCTGGCTGGGCGCTGTATTGCTGACGGTGCTCACGGCTTTATCGCAAGTAGCAAGCGGCACGCATTACCTGTCGGATGTTGTGGCGGGGCTGTTTCTCGGTTATACCTTATTCGTCCTGATAGCCATCTGGTATGAAATGAGGGAGCGGCAATTCCGCAAGCGCAAGGATATGCGACTTGTTG